The Thermosynechococcus sp. CL-1 genomic interval CTATTGTTATCTCTGGAAATTTTGTTTCGTCCTACTACGTCTCGAGGAAATCAACTATGGATCCGTTAGTCGCTTCTGCTTCTGTTTTGGCTGCTGCTCTGGCAATTGGTTTGGCATCGCTTGGGCCTGGGATTGGTCAAGGGAATGCCTCTGGTCAAGCCGTGGAAGGGATTGCGCGGCAACCGGAAGCGGAAGGTAAAATTCGGGGTACACTGCTGCTGACCTTGGCATTCATGGAGTCCCTGACCATCTACGGTCTGGTGATTGCGCTGGTGCTCCTGTTTGCCAACCCCTTTGCATCCTAATGAACCCCAGTGGGGGAGGCTTGGATGAGCTTTCCCCCGATCCCCCATTCTGGAGAGGCTGATGTTTGATTTTGATGCCACCCTACCCCTGATGGCTGTGCAATTCTTAATCTTGACCGTCATTTTGAATGCGCTGCTGTACAAGCCCTTGGGTCAGGCGCTGGACAATCGGGATGAATATATCCGA includes:
- the atpE gene encoding ATP synthase F0 subunit C, translating into MDPLVASASVLAAALAIGLASLGPGIGQGNASGQAVEGIARQPEAEGKIRGTLLLTLAFMESLTIYGLVIALVLLFANPFAS